A genomic stretch from Flavobacterium nitratireducens includes:
- a CDS encoding DUF6712 family protein has protein sequence MKLLFQTTGTAGNTELKDLLGFIDADLKFKNLIPDIITATNDVIDLVGLEVYNKAVASYNEGTISDEDKPFIYAIRYPIAVNAYRLYCVSNDLAHTNNGRKMRLDENEKQAFEWLLDRDNAALEKRYYRALDDLIKFLDRSKVEDELTTTLYTIWTNSDAFKATHNLFIRTVSDFDKHFTINSRLLLIKLAPALSDCEQYEIRPRVGTEKITALKQALKENTTITDATDLELIRLIQKASVLYSLAWAMPRLSVHLYPEGVLQHVTSNSATTRGAKPTLKNETQEARQAFESDFKLVIGEIEKLLAPAPEQDNDCSIIPEINFGDKHFSA, from the coding sequence ATGAAATTACTTTTTCAAACCACGGGAACAGCAGGCAATACAGAACTTAAAGATTTATTGGGTTTCATTGATGCCGATTTAAAATTCAAGAATCTTATTCCAGATATTATCACGGCTACAAATGATGTGATTGATTTGGTAGGTCTTGAAGTCTATAATAAAGCGGTTGCTAGTTATAATGAAGGTACAATTTCAGATGAAGATAAGCCTTTCATCTATGCAATACGTTATCCGATAGCGGTAAATGCTTATCGATTGTATTGTGTATCCAACGATTTGGCTCACACCAACAATGGTCGAAAAATGCGATTAGATGAAAACGAAAAGCAGGCATTTGAATGGTTGCTTGATCGTGACAATGCAGCATTAGAAAAACGCTATTACCGTGCATTGGATGACTTAATCAAGTTTCTTGACCGTTCAAAAGTTGAGGATGAATTAACCACAACACTTTACACTATTTGGACAAATAGTGATGCGTTCAAAGCAACTCATAATTTGTTCATCCGTACAGTTTCCGACTTTGACAAACATTTTACAATCAATTCCAGATTGTTATTAATAAAATTAGCCCCTGCCCTTTCGGATTGCGAGCAATATGAAATCAGACCCCGAGTTGGTACTGAAAAAATCACCGCATTGAAACAGGCGCTAAAGGAGAATACAACTATAACCGATGCAACCGACTTAGAGTTGATTCGCCTAATTCAAAAAGCATCGGTTTTGTATTCTTTAGCTTGGGCTATGCCCCGACTTTCGGTTCATTTATATCCTGAAGGAGTACTGCAGCACGTAACAAGTAACAGCGCAACTACCCGAGGAGCTAAACCAACACTTAAAAATGAAACTCAGGAAGCCCGTCAGGCTTTCGAATCAGATTTCAAACTTGTTATTGGTGAAATAGAAAAACTTTTAGCACCGGCACCGGAACAGGATAACGATTGCTCGATTATACCTGAAATAAATTTCGGGGATAAACATTTTTCAGCATAA
- a CDS encoding helix-turn-helix domain-containing protein: protein MSKQNNQNEQWMLLVLLLKEIAADKNLSQEEIAEKAGLLQSNVSRFFSLKYKPNLDTFLSVAKAIKVNFFFEDQESKTDLNIVFERAMEQLGRRMDKLPKN from the coding sequence ATGAGTAAACAAAATAATCAAAACGAGCAATGGATGTTGCTCGTTTTATTGCTAAAAGAAATTGCAGCTGATAAAAATTTAAGTCAGGAAGAAATAGCTGAAAAAGCAGGATTATTGCAATCCAATGTGAGTAGGTTCTTTTCTTTAAAGTATAAACCTAATTTAGATACATTCTTGAGTGTCGCTAAAGCTATTAAAGTAAATTTCTTTTTTGAAGATCAAGAATCAAAAACAGATTTAAATATTGTTTTTGAAAGAGCAATGGAACAACTCGGAAGAAGAATGGATAAATTGCCTAAAAATTAA
- a CDS encoding N-6 DNA methylase, with translation MLKNRDVPKELKEFNSLFFGFEYRHDLNRVFDDLLTVIICAMGRGTQEPLYLETIKKYNRKELDSFCRLFAELVKIYSVHTSNGDWCDPLGEYYECLTGNYKKSNFGQFFTPKSICNMMASLVIDNDFGKTINEPCSGSGRMVLAANHITKGNYYVCQDLDPICCKMTAINLCFHEIRAEIHCHNSLMMDKPRFSLATNYEFWKNKTYTILYYNND, from the coding sequence ATGTTAAAAAATAGAGACGTTCCAAAGGAGTTAAAAGAATTTAACTCCTTATTTTTTGGCTTTGAGTACCGCCACGACTTAAACCGCGTTTTTGATGATTTACTAACTGTTATTATTTGCGCAATGGGCAGAGGAACACAAGAACCCCTATATTTAGAAACGATAAAAAAATACAACCGCAAAGAGTTAGACAGTTTTTGCCGACTGTTTGCCGAACTTGTAAAAATTTATAGCGTTCACACCTCCAACGGCGATTGGTGCGACCCTCTCGGGGAATATTACGAATGTTTAACAGGAAACTACAAAAAATCCAATTTTGGGCAGTTTTTCACCCCTAAAAGCATTTGTAATATGATGGCTTCACTTGTTATTGATAATGATTTTGGTAAAACCATAAACGAGCCTTGTTCGGGTAGTGGTCGAATGGTATTAGCAGCCAACCACATAACCAAAGGAAACTATTATGTTTGTCAAGACCTTGACCCGATTTGCTGTAAAATGACCGCTATAAATTTATGCTTTCACGAAATCAGAGCAGAAATACACTGTCATAACTCTTTAATGATGGATAAACCCCGCTTTTCCTTAGCCACAAACTACGAATTTTGGAAAAACAAGACTTACACCATTTTATACTACAATAACGATTAA
- a CDS encoding phage tail tape measure protein — protein MAKTISDEVMKFSIVINGNEGQKALFDLEKATRKLNEENKALGLQKKLLEKQGKQETEAYKNLTATIKANSAEITANKAKMKTLQDQIGITGLTMGQLQAKSTMLRNTLRNLVPGSADYKKYEADLNQVKARMNELSGKAKETKLSLGSMADGFNRYQGMALSVIATLTGVVYSIQKIIDINGKLAGAQSNVMKTTGMTRKEVDELAKSFGLLHTRTSRINLLGIAEQGGRIGIAKEEIGQFVDVMNKASVALGDSFTGGAEEVANKLGKIKFLFEETKDLGVEQSYNSIGSAINDLGAKGVASEANIADFTTRLGSLTDVLKPTIQETLALGAAFEESGLESEVSARAYGIFMKQASTESGKFAKVMGISQKAVENMVNTNPLEFMLKFSEGMKGMDATDVAKTLDYLGISADGANKVIGAMGNNTARFRELIDLSNKSFADGTSLINEYNIKNNDLEAILERISKTVSGWFSSETFIKWLTIGVNVLGKFIGATEDADNTVGKWADRIMILIKMLAIGITTIFSYQTGLKLVAFWTTKSAEATALSNIVFKIQYFWLVAQEVATKALAFTQSFLTFKIVEVRKAYVALMAAMSLNPWGALVAIIGACAAAYVAFSESTVETNKSLDNQILINQKISDQIGEQKQEVTDLVSIMKDENATIEQKKQALSQLQKIAGGYLDTLTQENIATAEGERLIRRYIAAIDELANAQAIQDVKAELRKEKLKRDNKVLALSLEKNSTKNEGSSWAGDDGKWFGLGGRNKMEIQAEIEQAKREAEDTGFQLTALENTKTKQIENLQKAITDRKNKLNWTKKDSKEFNELTQEIKTDEKALNILIGLPSSSGPNSPNDSKYKPLTKDDENGTKNKKDPNSTQEEINRLKLESTANYNEKLLKLTRQLEDDKIAAMQEGYQKELLIENQRYQREIDDLDRQKIHTEELAKLDEDIAKAKVDKDLKKYNALLTIRKGWDEKNAVLDDKINQIKEGKLAIHNLKLATIEEKAATEAINKKKEAFEREKQQREIKFNEELAALGNNKRAKAKLTEAHEEDELKRQEEFLRDLLNDYKKIVGKENFQGIDLSLLTPEQVKQFEDYAGQVGISLTELINKINELKGNKQNANAEALGVGGGQADIFGFTPDNWVTLFDNLEQGKLGINEMVFAVSALTNAYGMYSKFLEVNEKKQLATFERNTNTKKARYKQQLDSGRITQEQYNSFVEKADNDLAKKKAEIENKQAKRQKAITISQIAMNTAMAIMGIWAQFPKFDFGATAAIMSGVVGALGLAQIAMVAKQPLPSASGYEDGLYPEYIKREQDGKVFKSKYAGKTRSGLVKDTSHFLVAENGPEMVIDNKAWTKMNPAVKDALVNELRGIKGFEQGYYNENLKRYEVPAGSTATPSNSTDAELLKMVLAIVQDNTEVMREIKQYGIEAFMTNKDFKSMKNIREGLKKYDALKNNNKVS, from the coding sequence ATGGCAAAGACTATCTCCGATGAAGTAATGAAATTTTCCATTGTTATCAATGGAAATGAAGGTCAAAAAGCGCTTTTTGATCTGGAAAAAGCTACCCGAAAACTTAATGAAGAAAATAAGGCTTTAGGACTTCAAAAAAAGCTGCTTGAAAAACAAGGAAAACAAGAAACCGAAGCTTACAAAAACTTAACTGCAACCATCAAAGCCAATTCTGCTGAAATCACAGCGAATAAGGCAAAGATGAAAACACTGCAAGACCAAATCGGAATTACCGGTTTAACTATGGGGCAATTGCAAGCTAAATCTACTATGCTTCGTAATACCCTGCGTAATCTTGTTCCCGGTTCTGCTGATTATAAAAAATACGAAGCCGATTTAAATCAAGTGAAAGCCCGTATGAATGAACTTAGTGGTAAAGCAAAGGAAACAAAACTTTCTCTTGGTTCTATGGCTGACGGATTTAACCGATACCAGGGAATGGCGCTGTCGGTAATTGCCACACTTACAGGAGTAGTCTATTCTATCCAAAAAATCATTGATATCAATGGGAAACTCGCAGGTGCGCAATCCAATGTGATGAAAACTACCGGAATGACCCGTAAGGAAGTGGATGAATTAGCCAAATCCTTTGGTTTACTCCATACCCGTACTTCCCGTATTAATTTATTAGGGATTGCCGAGCAAGGTGGCCGTATAGGTATTGCTAAAGAAGAAATAGGTCAGTTTGTTGATGTAATGAACAAAGCTTCGGTTGCATTAGGAGATTCATTCACCGGAGGTGCTGAGGAAGTCGCTAACAAACTGGGGAAAATAAAATTTCTGTTCGAAGAAACTAAGGATTTAGGTGTTGAACAGTCTTACAATTCAATAGGATCTGCAATTAATGACCTTGGAGCAAAGGGAGTAGCTTCGGAGGCTAACATTGCCGATTTCACCACCCGATTAGGTTCTCTTACCGATGTGTTAAAACCTACTATTCAGGAAACCTTAGCGCTTGGTGCCGCTTTTGAGGAATCAGGTTTAGAATCTGAGGTTTCGGCTCGTGCCTATGGTATTTTTATGAAGCAAGCCAGTACCGAAAGTGGGAAGTTTGCCAAAGTAATGGGTATTTCCCAAAAGGCAGTCGAAAATATGGTTAATACTAATCCTTTGGAATTTATGCTTAAATTCTCAGAAGGAATGAAAGGCATGGATGCTACCGATGTTGCCAAAACATTGGATTATCTAGGTATCTCTGCCGATGGTGCCAATAAGGTTATCGGAGCAATGGGTAATAATACCGCTCGTTTCCGTGAATTGATTGATTTATCAAATAAATCTTTTGCCGATGGAACATCCTTAATTAATGAATACAATATCAAAAACAATGACCTTGAAGCGATTTTAGAAAGGATATCCAAAACGGTTTCAGGATGGTTTTCTTCTGAAACATTTATAAAATGGCTTACCATTGGAGTAAATGTATTAGGAAAATTTATTGGAGCTACTGAAGATGCTGATAATACAGTAGGAAAATGGGCTGATAGAATAATGATTCTTATCAAAATGTTAGCCATAGGTATTACAACAATTTTTTCTTATCAAACAGGGTTAAAACTTGTTGCATTTTGGACAACTAAAAGTGCTGAAGCAACCGCTTTATCTAACATCGTATTTAAGATTCAATATTTCTGGTTAGTAGCTCAGGAAGTAGCGACTAAAGCGTTAGCATTTACTCAATCATTTTTAACATTTAAAATTGTTGAAGTTAGAAAAGCATATGTAGCATTAATGGCTGCAATGTCATTAAATCCATGGGGAGCATTAGTAGCAATTATAGGAGCATGTGCAGCTGCATACGTGGCTTTTTCTGAGAGTACAGTTGAAACCAATAAATCTCTTGATAATCAAATATTAATAAATCAAAAAATCTCTGATCAAATTGGAGAGCAAAAGCAAGAAGTTACAGATTTAGTTTCAATAATGAAAGATGAAAATGCGACTATTGAACAAAAAAAACAAGCATTATCTCAACTTCAAAAAATTGCAGGTGGTTATTTAGATACTTTAACTCAAGAAAACATTGCAACAGCAGAAGGGGAACGATTGATAAGAAGATATATAGCGGCTATAGATGAACTTGCAAATGCTCAAGCAATTCAAGATGTTAAGGCAGAATTAAGAAAAGAAAAATTAAAAAGGGATAATAAAGTATTAGCACTTTCTCTTGAAAAGAACTCAACAAAAAATGAAGGAAGTTCATGGGCTGGTGATGATGGTAAATGGTTTGGATTGGGTGGACGTAATAAAATGGAAATTCAAGCAGAAATTGAACAAGCTAAAAGAGAAGCAGAAGATACAGGTTTTCAACTTACAGCACTTGAAAACACTAAGACAAAGCAAATAGAAAATCTACAAAAAGCCATTACAGATAGAAAAAATAAATTAAACTGGACTAAAAAAGATTCTAAAGAATTCAATGAACTTACTCAAGAAATAAAAACAGATGAAAAAGCACTTAATATTTTAATTGGATTACCATCTTCTTCTGGACCCAATAGTCCCAATGATTCTAAATATAAACCTCTAACAAAGGATGATGAAAACGGTACTAAAAATAAAAAAGACCCTAATTCTACTCAGGAAGAAATCAATCGCTTGAAGTTAGAAAGCACCGCAAATTACAATGAGAAGCTACTAAAACTTACTCGACAGCTTGAAGATGATAAGATTGCAGCCATGCAAGAAGGTTATCAAAAAGAATTACTAATTGAAAACCAACGTTACCAAAGAGAAATTGACGACTTAGACCGTCAAAAAATCCATACGGAGGAATTGGCAAAACTGGATGAAGATATTGCTAAAGCCAAAGTAGATAAGGATTTAAAAAAATACAATGCTTTGCTTACCATCCGTAAGGGATGGGATGAAAAAAACGCCGTACTTGATGATAAAATAAACCAAATCAAGGAAGGTAAATTGGCTATTCATAATTTGAAATTAGCCACTATTGAAGAAAAGGCAGCTACCGAAGCAATTAATAAAAAGAAAGAAGCTTTTGAACGTGAAAAACAACAACGTGAAATCAAGTTCAATGAGGAATTGGCTGCATTGGGCAATAATAAAAGAGCCAAAGCCAAACTTACAGAAGCTCATGAAGAAGATGAATTAAAACGCCAAGAAGAATTCTTAAGAGATTTACTTAACGATTATAAAAAAATAGTAGGTAAAGAAAACTTTCAGGGAATAGACCTTTCTCTGCTTACTCCGGAACAAGTAAAACAGTTTGAAGATTACGCTGGCCAAGTAGGTATCAGTTTAACTGAGCTTATCAATAAAATAAATGAATTAAAAGGAAACAAACAGAATGCAAATGCCGAAGCTTTAGGAGTTGGTGGTGGTCAAGCCGATATTTTCGGGTTTACTCCAGATAACTGGGTTACGCTGTTTGATAATTTAGAGCAAGGAAAATTGGGTATAAATGAAATGGTTTTTGCTGTTTCGGCTTTAACTAATGCTTATGGAATGTACAGTAAGTTTCTTGAAGTAAATGAAAAGAAACAACTAGCCACTTTTGAACGAAACACCAATACTAAAAAAGCCCGCTACAAACAACAGTTAGACTCAGGTAGAATAACCCAGGAACAATACAACAGTTTTGTTGAAAAAGCAGACAATGATTTAGCAAAGAAAAAAGCCGAAATCGAAAACAAACAAGCCAAAAGACAAAAGGCAATTACGATTTCTCAAATTGCAATGAATACCGCAATGGCCATTATGGGTATTTGGGCGCAATTCCCAAAATTTGATTTTGGTGCTACTGCAGCAATTATGTCAGGAGTTGTTGGTGCTTTAGGATTGGCACAAATTGCTATGGTGGCTAAACAGCCTTTACCATCAGCTTCAGGTTATGAGGATGGTTTGTATCCTGAATACATAAAACGTGAACAGGATGGAAAAGTTTTCAAATCAAAATATGCAGGTAAAACCCGTTCAGGTTTGGTTAAGGATACTTCTCATTTTCTAGTAGCCGAAAATGGTCCCGAAATGGTAATTGACAATAAAGCCTGGACTAAAATGAATCCTGCTGTTAAAGATGCTTTGGTTAATGAACTAAGAGGAATAAAAGGATTTGAACAGGGCTATTACAATGAAAACTTAAAACGCTATGAAGTTCCTGCCGGTTCTACGGCTACTCCATCCAATAGCACCGATGCCGAATTACTGAAAATGGTTCTTGCTATTGTTCAGGATAATACCGAAGTCATGCGTGAAATTAAACAATATGGAATTGAAGCTTTTATGACAAACAAAGATTTTAAATCCATGAAAAACATTCGTGAAGGGCTTAAAAAATACGATGCCTTAAAAAATAACAATAAAGTATCCTAG
- a CDS encoding phage antirepressor N-terminal domain-containing protein, producing MSTQLISTINNERIVIVVDEDGQKFVPIKPICEALGVNYTSQLEKLENDELIDSVIPLRGTTGADGKQYQMKCIPLEFVFGWLFSISSKNVKEEVREGLIQYKRICHKALYAYFTEHASFIEEKEKKLNEYVSKETEARNQFKNAEKLLKEIRTEMNVFRKTTFEEWKANNNQLSMYQVQGFEE from the coding sequence ATGAGTACACAATTAATTTCAACAATCAACAATGAGAGAATTGTAATTGTAGTCGATGAAGACGGACAAAAATTTGTTCCAATTAAACCAATTTGCGAAGCTTTGGGAGTAAATTATACTTCTCAATTAGAAAAGTTAGAAAATGATGAATTAATAGATTCAGTTATCCCCCTGAGGGGGACAACTGGAGCTGATGGAAAACAGTATCAGATGAAATGTATTCCGTTAGAATTTGTTTTTGGCTGGTTGTTTTCTATTTCCTCTAAAAACGTGAAAGAGGAAGTTCGCGAAGGATTAATTCAATATAAAAGAATTTGTCATAAAGCCCTTTATGCTTACTTCACAGAACACGCTTCATTCATTGAAGAAAAAGAAAAAAAATTGAATGAATATGTAAGTAAAGAAACCGAAGCAAGAAATCAATTTAAAAATGCCGAAAAATTGCTTAAGGAAATCCGAACCGAAATGAATGTTTTCAGAAAAACAACTTTCGAAGAATGGAAAGCAAATAACAATCAACTATCAATGTACCAGGTACAAGGATTTGAAGAATAA
- a CDS encoding JAB domain-containing protein, whose product MTYNIPEIKIAVSFDKNLKKSELVKITSSRDAYEVFKRVFNADTFDWCEEVVMLCVNNSNKVVGFYKVSSGGMTGTIIDVRMIFTTALKSLATGIIIAHNHPSGTLTPSEADKSITRKIKEAGQFLDIKVLDHLIITDESYFSFVDEGIF is encoded by the coding sequence ATGACTTACAACATACCCGAAATAAAAATTGCAGTTTCTTTCGATAAAAATTTAAAGAAATCCGAATTAGTAAAAATCACAAGTTCGCGCGATGCTTACGAAGTTTTCAAACGTGTATTTAATGCAGATACTTTCGACTGGTGCGAAGAGGTTGTTATGCTTTGCGTTAATAATTCTAATAAAGTAGTAGGATTTTATAAAGTTTCAAGCGGAGGAATGACAGGAACTATAATCGATGTAAGAATGATTTTTACAACTGCTTTAAAATCTTTAGCTACCGGAATTATAATCGCACACAACCACCCAAGCGGAACCCTAACCCCAAGCGAAGCCGATAAATCAATTACCCGAAAAATAAAAGAGGCGGGGCAATTCCTTGACATCAAAGTATTAGACCATTTAATCATAACGGATGAAAGTTATTTTTCATTTGTTGACGAAGGTATTTTTTAA
- a CDS encoding fibronectin type III domain-containing protein: MNFTTPYNNTDYFFTKEEDEIVFDSPLSNTYFEMEVTITSYAFYTQIPSSKTLSYKIPLFQNKATFNLGEIIDRSMPRIKTIEMKRLLQYKASEVTIVIFEKDNETDTEISVHEIGPVKFIAGFKPENVENNCAFLDVYQINRSARENSYVFFNALLTVGTHLFEVYKNDTLVDEFSFTVVSDNICSRSLKLSDYETKQGDIIKIKMPNNPSLVKTYIVFPSSTSYSNYIAFEDEYKLKTIVEFTGEYRFPVEFTTKFNQIHQGLRKINNKVSSTKELSFIINTGFMLQEEEFIIESLLNSLKAWLIIGEKEAIELTTNPKKFVKQDPTTELYYYDVEFFVNPTKTKPLRLLLDQDLEDIAFNVNAILPPINLTASGTTASTTRLQWEIDPDETEEIVFFEIIKDGEYFGATSNLYFDVTGLDLATNYDFTVKARSNVGALSLASNIVTVSTYTSFDTTPPSVPLYLTSTNITYTTITLGWNASVDDKAGDITYSIYKDGVKIGETTNTSFVVSGLSQDTSYDFYITATDVSGNTSDTTGTISRSTQQSTLKPFYMTYYGVYTGGVDCDAVKNTLRFHDGAGTYPEVGDTVFSDPDTVFTYTSSELLKFGLPENKTISIYGVNGQVLSVGTCTTGGKTKIT; encoded by the coding sequence ATGAATTTTACAACTCCATACAATAACACTGACTATTTCTTCACCAAAGAAGAAGATGAAATTGTATTTGATTCCCCTTTATCAAATACCTATTTTGAAATGGAAGTAACCATAACTTCTTATGCCTTTTATACGCAAATTCCATCTTCCAAAACATTGAGTTATAAAATTCCTCTATTTCAAAATAAAGCAACATTCAATCTTGGTGAAATTATTGATCGTTCCATGCCTCGTATCAAAACAATCGAAATGAAACGTTTGTTGCAGTACAAAGCATCTGAGGTCACAATTGTAATTTTTGAAAAAGACAATGAAACAGATACTGAAATTTCTGTTCACGAAATAGGTCCTGTAAAATTCATCGCAGGTTTTAAACCTGAAAATGTGGAAAATAATTGTGCTTTTCTTGATGTTTATCAAATAAACAGAAGCGCACGAGAAAATAGTTATGTGTTTTTCAATGCCTTGTTAACCGTTGGTACTCATTTGTTTGAAGTGTATAAAAATGATACTCTAGTAGATGAATTTTCTTTTACAGTTGTTAGCGATAATATATGTAGTCGCTCATTAAAATTGAGTGATTATGAAACCAAACAAGGGGATATTATTAAAATCAAGATGCCAAATAATCCTAGTTTGGTAAAGACTTATATTGTTTTTCCAAGCTCCACATCATACAGCAATTATATTGCTTTTGAGGATGAATACAAATTAAAAACTATTGTCGAATTTACAGGTGAATACCGTTTTCCAGTAGAATTTACAACGAAGTTTAACCAAATCCATCAAGGACTTAGAAAGATTAACAATAAGGTCAGTTCTACTAAAGAACTAAGCTTTATAATCAATACAGGTTTCATGCTTCAGGAGGAAGAATTCATAATCGAAAGTCTTTTGAACTCTTTAAAAGCGTGGTTAATTATAGGTGAAAAAGAAGCTATCGAATTAACTACCAATCCAAAGAAATTTGTAAAACAAGACCCAACCACTGAATTGTATTACTATGATGTAGAGTTTTTTGTAAATCCTACTAAAACGAAACCTTTACGTTTACTTTTAGATCAGGATTTAGAGGATATTGCTTTTAATGTAAATGCTATTTTACCTCCTATTAATTTAACAGCTTCGGGAACTACTGCATCCACTACTCGATTACAATGGGAAATAGATCCTGACGAAACCGAGGAAATTGTTTTCTTCGAAATTATTAAAGATGGGGAATATTTTGGGGCAACCAGTAATTTGTATTTTGATGTTACCGGATTGGATTTAGCTACTAATTACGACTTTACTGTAAAAGCACGCAGCAATGTAGGTGCTTTGTCACTAGCCAGTAATATTGTAACGGTATCGACTTATACTTCATTCGATACTACGCCTCCGAGTGTTCCTTTATACCTGACAAGTACTAATATTACTTACACAACAATTACATTAGGATGGAACGCTTCTGTAGATGACAAAGCGGGAGATATCACATACAGTATTTATAAAGATGGAGTAAAAATTGGAGAAACTACCAATACTAGTTTTGTAGTTTCTGGATTAAGCCAGGATACAAGCTATGATTTCTATATTACTGCTACTGATGTATCTGGGAATACTTCAGATACTACCGGAACAATCAGTCGCTCTACTCAACAGAGTACTCTTAAACCGTTTTACATGACCTATTACGGAGTGTACACAGGTGGTGTAGATTGTGATGCTGTTAAAAATACACTTCGTTTCCATGACGGAGCAGGAACGTATCCTGAGGTAGGAGATACGGTATTTAGTGATCCTGATACCGTTTTTACATATACAAGCTCTGAATTACTAAAATTTGGATTGCCTGAAAATAAAACAATTTCTATTTATGGTGTAAATGGACAGGTTCTATCAGTAGGAACTTGTACAACTGGTGGAAAAACTAAAATAACTTAA